Below is a window of Fervidobacterium thailandense DNA.
CTTCTCATCTTTCCACGAATTGAAGAACCCGCCACTCGAGATTTTCTCCAGTAAAAAGGCGAAGAGGAAACTTCCCGCACTCCCGAAAAGTGCGATTATAAACCCGAAAATTGCAATACTATCTATCTTTCCGAACAATTCATCGTTACTACCTATCCGCAACCCAAGGGAAAATAGAAGGAAAAAGGTAAGTACAAGGATGACCTTGTACTTACCTATCCATTTTGTATTGAGGAATCTTCCCAAAAAGAATCCCGCGAAGAAAACGGCCAGTACGTACCAAATCATTTTACGGATGCACCCTGTAAAGCGTTCTTGCGAACGGGATTGCCTCTCTGATGTGTTCCAGTCCGGCTATCCAGGCGATCGTCCTCTCAACACCAAGTCCAAAACCACTGTGTGGTACACTTCCGAATTTCCTCAAGTCGAGGTACCAGTCGTATTTTTCAACAGGTAAGTTGTTCTCTTTCAATCTTTCCACGAGGAGATCGTAGTCATGTATACGCTGGGATGCACCGATGATTTCACCGTATCCCTCAGGTGCGAGTAAATCATCGCAAAGCACAACCTCCGGATTCGTCGGATCCGGTTGCATGTAGAAGGCTTTCGCTCCTCTTGGGTAGTGCGTTATGAAAACTGGACTGTCGAATTGCTTTGCAAGTACCGTTTCCTCGTCTCCCCCAAAATCGTCCCCCCATTTAATGTCAAACCCCTGACTCTGGAGGAACTTTACCGCTTCCGTGTATGTCATCCTTGGGAACGGTTTTTGGACCTTCTCGAGCTTGGAGACGTCACGACCGATAGCGATAAGATCGTCGTACGCGTGCTGCAAAACGTACTGAACGATGTAGTAAACAAGGTCCTCCTGGAGTCTCATGTTATCTTCATGTTCATAATAAGCCACTTCTGCTTCGTTCATCCAAAACTCGATAAGGTGTCTTCGTGTCTTGGATTTTTCCGCGCGGAACGTTGGTCCGAGGTTGTACACCTTTCCGAAGGCCATACAGGCTGCTTCAAGATAAAGTTGACCCGTCTGCGTCAGGTAAACTTTTCCGTAATCGAAATAGTCAACCTCAAAAAGGTTACCCGCCGTTTCACCGATCGCACCGGTGAAGATGGGAGTATCTATCTGCACGAAATTTCGTTCCCAGTAAAATTGCCTTATCGCCTTTATAACGGCATCCCTGATGCGCATGATGTGGAACTGTCTTTTGGACCTTAGCCACAGATGCCTGTGCTCCATGAGGTAGTCTATGCTGTGGTCGGGTTTTTGAATCGGGAAATCCTCCTGTGGGATTTGAACGGGATGCACCTCCGTTGCCAAAACCTCGACCCCGCCAGGTGCCCTCTCATCTTCCCGAACCTTTCCGCGTATTATGACAGAAGACTCCAACCTGAGCTTGTCAGCGTTCGAAAAATGTTCATTACCAATGGTCGATTTTTCAACGACAACCTGAACGAATCCGGTACCGTCCCTGAAATCGATGAAGGCGATTTTCCCACTGGAGCGCTTCCTTCTCACCCAACCTCTCAATTCAACTTCCTCACCAACGTGCTTCTTCAACTCTTCTACGTACACCCAACGCATTGAAAGACCTCCCTCCGATCATGTCTTACTCTCAAAACAACGTAATCTTTTAAAATTATACCACAACATGGATTCCGTGGTAGAATACTCTGTGGAGAATTCCGGAAAATCGGAGGTGCTATCACCGCATGAGGAGAATTGTATTGATTCTTGCCACGCTCTCAGTCACCCTTTTCGGGCTCGTACTCCTGGCAAGCACATCATCCACAGCATACAAGACGAGGGAATTGACGGCAAGTGAGATTGATAGGATGTTCACCGTACTGCGAGATCTAAAATCCACACCCTACGTTTGGGGCGGAACTTCGGAGTACGGAATAGACTGTAGTGGGCTTGTGATATACTTACTGAACCAGCTCGGTTTTAAGAGATTCATATTCAAGAACACCTTAGTGTTTGACGTAACGGCCGATAATTTCTACAAGTACAACACAAAGCAACTTAAAAACTTGAGGGAACTGAGAAAAGGGGATCTCATCTTTCTCGACATGAACGAAGACGGTGTGTTCGACCACGTGGTTATCTTTGAGGAAATCGACAAGAACGGTGTACTCTGGTGTTGGGACGCTGCGGAGATGCCGGATGGTATCCACCAAAACAAGGTCGACCGGCGACCAATATTGAATCTAACGGGAAGAATTTACGTGTTAGGAAGAATTATGGTGGTAGTGCAATGACCAATCTCTTAAGCAACGTGCGAAGCTTTTTAAGGAGTATAATGAAAACTCTTTTTGAAATCATCAGAACAGGTAGGAAAAGCAACTATACGAGTAAAACGGTAACACTTGCCATCATTCACTTCGATGGTCAGAACTTCGATGAACTTATTAGAACTTACAGGGAGGAACTTAAGGCCGCTTCAATCATCGTGGCAAAGAACGTCCCACCTGAGCTGGTAAAAGCTTACAAGAACGTATTTCACTCTAAGGACATTGTGCTTCTGGGAAAGGAGATCTACGTTAGAGGTTCAAACGTTGATTTTGCAAAGGAGGTCCAGGTGAACAAGCTGAGATCTTTCGAAAAGAGGAGATTACACGTTTTGGTGACAGACAATAAGAAAACCGCCTGGATGATTTCTCAAATGTTCCCCTTTTACTGCGTCTGTCCTGGAGAACCGTTCGAGGAGACCGTGATCACCGCCCCAATTCCTCTCACGAGGAACTCCGACGGGTACTATTTTAGCAAAGTACCCTACAGAAGCCAGGTTACCCTCATCGATCTGAATATCGATATCATACGCGAGTTTTCAAAATAAAGAAAAATCTCATTAATATTCCCACGATTCGTCCTCATTTTTCGATATGCTAACTGATGTTAGGGTATACTAACTCTCTGGTGATTTAGCCATCCCACGCGTGGGTGGTAAAATTTTTTGTAGTCCACAGTACTTTCCCGAATCTTTACCTGTCTGCTTGGGGGGTGTGGTACATGGAGAAGGAAATTACGCTGGAACTTGTGAGGGTGACGGAAGCTGCCGCTCTCATGGCAAGCCGTTACCTTGGTCGTGGTGACAAAGAAATCGTCGACAAAGCCGCATCAGATGCGATGCGCGGAATGCTCGACTACATCGAAATGAAGGGTACCGTGGTTCTCGGCGAAGGTGAGAAAGATAAAGCCCCAATGTTGTACATTGGTGAAAGGGTCGGTCGTTGGGCTGACGATGATCCTGAACTCGATATTGCCGTTGATCCCATCGACGGAACGAGACTCGTTGCTTTCGGACTACCGAACGCGATAAGTGTCATCGCCGCGACTGAAAAGGGTGGAATTGAGTTCCTTCCAACTTACTATTCCTACAAGCTTGCCGTTGGGCCCGAACTTGCTGGAAAACTCGACATAAACGCAACGATTCGAGAGAATCTGAGGGTTGCCGCCGCAATCCTGGGAATGGAGATTTCGGAACTCACGTGCGTTGTTTTAAACAGGGACAGGCACAGGGAGATTATAGAAGAAATCAGGCGTGTCGGGGCGCGCATAAAGTTGATAAGCGACGGTGATATAGCTGCGGCGATCGCGACAGCATTACCGGAAAGCAACGTTAACATCTACATCGGTATAGGTGGTTCTCCGGAAGCCCTCCTGGCCGCCGCTGCATTGAAGTCCCTCGGAGGTGAGATTCAAGTTAAACTGTGGCCGATGGATGAAAACGAGCGCGCGAAGGTCATAGAAGCTGGTTACGACCTTGAAAAGGTCTACCGTACGGATGACCTTATAAAGTCGGACAACGTAATATTCGCGGCGACCGGCGTAACAGACGGAGATATGCTGCGTGGAGTGCGATTCCAGAAAAATGTTGCAATCACCGAATCGATCGTTATGAGATCACGCACGAGGACAATTCGAAAGATCATCGCCTATCACAACATGGCCTACAAAACTATTCCGCTCAAGAGTGCGGGTGAAATAAAGT
It encodes the following:
- the asnS gene encoding asparagine--tRNA ligase; its protein translation is MRWVYVEELKKHVGEEVELRGWVRRKRSSGKIAFIDFRDGTGFVQVVVEKSTIGNEHFSNADKLRLESSVIIRGKVREDERAPGGVEVLATEVHPVQIPQEDFPIQKPDHSIDYLMEHRHLWLRSKRQFHIMRIRDAVIKAIRQFYWERNFVQIDTPIFTGAIGETAGNLFEVDYFDYGKVYLTQTGQLYLEAACMAFGKVYNLGPTFRAEKSKTRRHLIEFWMNEAEVAYYEHEDNMRLQEDLVYYIVQYVLQHAYDDLIAIGRDVSKLEKVQKPFPRMTYTEAVKFLQSQGFDIKWGDDFGGDEETVLAKQFDSPVFITHYPRGAKAFYMQPDPTNPEVVLCDDLLAPEGYGEIIGASQRIHDYDLLVERLKENNLPVEKYDWYLDLRKFGSVPHSGFGLGVERTIAWIAGLEHIREAIPFARTLYRVHP
- the glpX gene encoding class II fructose-bisphosphatase; translated protein: MEKEITLELVRVTEAAALMASRYLGRGDKEIVDKAASDAMRGMLDYIEMKGTVVLGEGEKDKAPMLYIGERVGRWADDDPELDIAVDPIDGTRLVAFGLPNAISVIAATEKGGIEFLPTYYSYKLAVGPELAGKLDINATIRENLRVAAAILGMEISELTCVVLNRDRHREIIEEIRRVGARIKLISDGDIAAAIATALPESNVNIYIGIGGSPEALLAAAALKSLGGEIQVKLWPMDENERAKVIEAGYDLEKVYRTDDLIKSDNVIFAATGVTDGDMLRGVRFQKNVAITESIVMRSRTRTIRKIIAYHNMAYKTIPLKSAGEIKYINGLRRI
- a CDS encoding LysO family transporter — translated: MIWYVLAVFFAGFFLGRFLNTKWIGKYKVILVLTFFLLFSLGLRIGSNDELFGKIDSIAIFGFIIALFGSAGSFLFAFLLEKISSGGFFNSWKDEKARRKIGPSEGE
- a CDS encoding C40 family peptidase, whose translation is MRRIVLILATLSVTLFGLVLLASTSSTAYKTRELTASEIDRMFTVLRDLKSTPYVWGGTSEYGIDCSGLVIYLLNQLGFKRFIFKNTLVFDVTADNFYKYNTKQLKNLRELRKGDLIFLDMNEDGVFDHVVIFEEIDKNGVLWCWDAAEMPDGIHQNKVDRRPILNLTGRIYVLGRIMVVVQ